From Streptomyces chrestomyceticus JCM 4735, one genomic window encodes:
- a CDS encoding MerR family transcriptional regulator, translating into MADGLTIGQAAAFVGVTVKTVRHYHRLGLVAEPERDSSGYRRYGSADLLRLIQARTLAGAGVPLAEIADLLDAGPERFAAALDDVHRRLTERIEDLTARRDTLHRLTHGDRVLLPDRACAVLDRLAGLGFPPDYVAAQREALVLARALVPEIVDSFLTRLELLLDDPEHVELTRRGWDARSWEPDDPRIDALASALTDKLLADRARLTMPAGFGNQSDAAARYRLVNRHGEDQAPSIARLNALIEANLRAAGVDVPRQ; encoded by the coding sequence ATGGCGGACGGACTCACGATCGGCCAGGCGGCCGCCTTCGTCGGCGTCACGGTCAAGACGGTGCGGCACTACCACCGGCTCGGCCTGGTCGCCGAGCCGGAACGGGACAGCTCCGGCTACCGGCGTTACGGGTCGGCCGACCTGCTCCGGCTGATCCAGGCGCGCACCCTGGCCGGGGCCGGTGTGCCGCTGGCCGAGATAGCCGACCTGCTCGACGCCGGTCCCGAGCGGTTCGCCGCCGCCCTGGACGACGTCCACCGCCGGCTCACCGAACGGATCGAGGACCTGACCGCGCGCCGCGACACGCTGCACCGGCTCACCCATGGCGACCGGGTCCTGCTGCCCGACCGGGCCTGCGCGGTCCTGGACCGGCTCGCCGGACTCGGCTTCCCGCCCGACTACGTGGCCGCTCAGCGGGAGGCGCTGGTGCTGGCCCGGGCGCTGGTCCCGGAGATCGTCGACAGCTTCCTGACCCGGCTCGAACTCCTCCTCGACGATCCCGAACACGTCGAGCTGACGCGGCGCGGCTGGGACGCCCGGTCCTGGGAGCCGGACGACCCGCGGATCGACGCACTGGCGTCCGCACTGACGGACAAACTGCTGGCCGACCGCGCGCGGCTGACGATGCCGGCCGGCTTCGGGAACCAGTCCGACGCCGCCGCGCGGTACCGGCTGGTCAACCGGCACGGGGAGGACCAGGCACCGTCCATCGCCCGGTTGAACGCGCTGATCGAGGCGAACCTGCGCGCGGCAGGCGTCGACGTCCCGCGGCAGTGA
- a CDS encoding AfsR/SARP family transcriptional regulator produces the protein MNYRYRVLGATQARRPDGTEVPVKGARLRALLAALAAGGGRPVPADRLIAQVWGEDAEPPADAPAALQALVGRLRRALGGPAVTSSPGGYGLAAGPDSIDLFRFERLTAEGTAALRDGDPARAAELLHEALALWQGPALADLPDRDSDPLAVRADRRHGEARRARLAAEVALGRAADTLAELASLATAEPLDEPLQALRIRALWAAGRQAEALQAYEEVRAGLAERLGTDPGPELRTLHAHLLAGTMDPPTAPAPAASSVTGTSTAPAPGITATGAPTAPAPATPAPTAPSSAPPTGHLRSRLTSFVGRTDELAALTRELADQRLVTLLGAGGVGKTRLALEAAEAAGTQGERWPDGIRVAELASVRDGTSVPEAVLTALGGRTTQVRAPGADDLRASGSPASPLGRLVDHCGQRRMLLVLDNCEHVIDAAAELADTVLAHCLGVTVLATSREPLGVPGESVRPVEPLPPQAALRLLGERGAAARPGFRTEDDPDACAEICRRLDGLPLAVELAAARLRALTPRQIAERLDDRFRLLTGGSRTSLPRQQTLRAVVDWSWDLLTADERAVLRRLSVFSGGCEAAEAEYVCAVPAPADGPHSPADVLAVLTSLVDKSLVTAAPESPRGMRYRLLETVAEYAGERLTDSGERAAVERRHLTAYRELARTGEPELRGPRQAAWLERFETEHANVRAALGTAVARAEEQEGLCLALSMSWFWQLRNHQADARHWAAAVAGLGPDPFADPVRPAEPLAERCTAVPPPWSGERLREARRGVRLLVLASNSDQAGPSGPVRPESVVAAYRPGLPQTVRQPGVMWFFARLMTGGFAGLDETVDAVVRHCRELGDGWDLGLALLLRTKVLGGRPGELDRSARDAEEALALFEAAGDLWGTAESLSARGDTYERRGQYALADADFERAMESSARVGADVQVPEFKARLAAVRLEGTYGREDTYGRDNRYGTGRESGNAEGADASLSLRVREAERLLLEAVAESRPSSGETLSTARLLLARHYGRTGRTGLAREQLREAEQAFTTGTPALFTGVVTGLHGWLDCLDGEFTRAREHVRRAVRQLAGLAPLVAPHLLVHQLLCGGWSMAHSGAAEDGARLLGAYDRHAPGADGFGLQPLPPEAEARVRQQAEAALRAVLGTDAYWRAHAEGGGLTVHEAAAII, from the coding sequence GTGAACTACCGCTACCGCGTGCTCGGCGCCACTCAGGCGCGCCGCCCGGACGGCACCGAGGTGCCCGTGAAGGGGGCGCGGCTGCGTGCCCTGCTGGCCGCGCTCGCGGCGGGCGGCGGGCGGCCCGTACCGGCGGACCGGCTGATCGCCCAGGTGTGGGGCGAGGACGCGGAGCCGCCGGCGGACGCCCCGGCGGCGCTCCAGGCCCTGGTCGGCCGGCTGCGCCGGGCTCTCGGCGGGCCGGCGGTCACCTCGTCGCCCGGCGGGTACGGGCTGGCGGCCGGGCCGGACAGCATCGACCTCTTCCGCTTCGAACGGCTGACGGCGGAGGGCACGGCCGCACTGCGCGACGGCGACCCCGCGCGGGCGGCCGAGCTGCTGCACGAGGCGCTGGCCCTGTGGCAGGGCCCCGCGCTGGCGGACCTGCCGGACCGGGACAGTGATCCGCTCGCCGTACGGGCCGACCGGCGGCACGGCGAGGCCCGCCGCGCCCGGCTGGCGGCCGAGGTGGCGCTGGGCCGGGCGGCGGACACGCTGGCCGAACTGGCGTCGCTGGCCACGGCGGAGCCCCTGGACGAGCCCTTGCAGGCCCTGCGCATCCGGGCACTGTGGGCGGCGGGGCGGCAGGCCGAGGCGCTCCAGGCGTACGAGGAGGTACGGGCGGGACTCGCGGAGCGGCTGGGCACCGACCCCGGCCCCGAACTGCGCACCCTCCACGCGCACCTGCTGGCCGGAACCATGGACCCGCCCACCGCACCGGCACCGGCCGCCTCCTCCGTCACGGGAACGTCCACCGCACCGGCCCCTGGCATCACGGCCACGGGAGCCCCCACCGCACCGGCCCCCGCCACCCCCGCACCGACCGCCCCCTCCTCCGCACCCCCGACCGGCCACCTCCGCTCCCGCCTCACCTCCTTCGTGGGCCGAACCGACGAACTGGCCGCGCTCACCCGCGAGTTGGCCGACCAACGTCTGGTGACCCTGCTGGGCGCGGGCGGCGTCGGAAAGACCCGCCTGGCCCTGGAGGCCGCCGAAGCCGCCGGTACGCAGGGCGAACGGTGGCCCGACGGCATCCGGGTCGCCGAACTGGCCTCCGTACGGGACGGGACGAGCGTGCCCGAGGCCGTACTGACCGCGCTCGGCGGCCGGACGACACAGGTGCGGGCGCCGGGCGCCGACGACCTGCGCGCCTCCGGGAGCCCCGCGTCCCCTCTCGGCCGGCTCGTGGACCACTGCGGGCAGCGGCGGATGCTGCTGGTGCTCGACAACTGCGAGCACGTGATCGACGCGGCTGCCGAGCTGGCGGACACCGTACTGGCCCACTGCCTGGGTGTGACGGTACTGGCCACCAGCCGCGAACCGCTCGGCGTCCCCGGCGAATCGGTACGCCCCGTCGAGCCGCTGCCGCCGCAGGCCGCGCTCCGGTTGCTGGGCGAGCGTGGTGCCGCCGCGCGCCCCGGGTTCCGTACCGAGGACGACCCGGACGCGTGCGCCGAGATCTGCCGCAGGCTGGACGGCCTGCCGCTCGCCGTCGAACTGGCGGCGGCACGGCTGCGCGCGCTGACACCGCGTCAGATCGCGGAACGGCTGGACGACCGGTTCCGGCTCCTGACCGGCGGCAGCCGGACGTCCCTGCCCCGGCAGCAGACGCTGCGCGCCGTGGTGGACTGGTCCTGGGACCTGCTCACGGCCGACGAGCGCGCGGTGCTGCGCCGCCTGTCCGTCTTCTCCGGCGGCTGCGAGGCGGCGGAGGCGGAGTACGTGTGTGCCGTCCCCGCCCCGGCCGACGGCCCCCACTCCCCCGCCGACGTCCTGGCCGTACTGACCTCGCTCGTCGACAAGTCCCTGGTCACCGCCGCCCCCGAGAGTCCGCGCGGGATGCGTTACCGGCTGCTCGAAACGGTCGCCGAGTACGCCGGGGAGCGGCTGACGGACTCCGGGGAGCGGGCGGCCGTGGAGCGGCGGCACCTGACGGCGTACCGGGAGCTGGCCCGGACCGGCGAGCCCGAGTTGCGCGGGCCGCGCCAGGCGGCGTGGCTGGAGCGCTTCGAGACCGAGCACGCCAACGTGCGGGCCGCGCTGGGCACGGCGGTCGCCCGGGCCGAGGAGCAGGAAGGACTGTGCCTGGCCCTGTCCATGAGCTGGTTCTGGCAACTGCGCAACCACCAGGCGGACGCCCGGCACTGGGCCGCCGCCGTCGCGGGCCTCGGCCCCGACCCCTTCGCGGACCCCGTACGGCCCGCCGAGCCCCTGGCGGAACGGTGCACGGCGGTCCCTCCGCCGTGGTCGGGCGAGCGGCTGCGCGAGGCCCGGCGCGGCGTCCGGCTGCTGGTGCTGGCGAGCAACAGCGACCAGGCCGGACCGTCCGGGCCGGTGCGGCCGGAGTCGGTCGTGGCCGCGTACCGGCCGGGGCTGCCGCAGACCGTGCGGCAGCCGGGCGTCATGTGGTTCTTCGCCCGGCTGATGACCGGCGGGTTCGCGGGGCTCGACGAGACCGTCGACGCCGTGGTGCGCCACTGCCGGGAGTTGGGAGACGGCTGGGACCTGGGCCTGGCGCTGCTGTTGCGCACCAAGGTGCTCGGCGGCCGGCCGGGCGAACTGGACCGGTCGGCGCGCGACGCGGAGGAAGCGCTGGCACTCTTCGAGGCGGCCGGGGACCTGTGGGGTACCGCCGAGTCCCTGTCCGCGCGCGGCGACACGTACGAGCGGCGCGGGCAGTACGCACTGGCGGACGCGGACTTCGAGCGCGCCATGGAGTCTTCCGCCCGGGTCGGGGCGGACGTGCAGGTACCGGAGTTCAAGGCGAGGCTGGCGGCCGTACGGCTGGAAGGCACGTACGGGAGGGAGGACACGTACGGGAGGGACAACAGGTACGGGACCGGCCGGGAGAGCGGCAACGCCGAGGGGGCCGACGCTTCCCTCTCTCTGCGGGTGCGGGAGGCGGAGCGGCTGCTGCTGGAAGCCGTGGCCGAGTCCCGGCCCTCCTCCGGCGAGACGCTGAGCACGGCGCGGCTGCTGCTGGCCCGGCACTACGGCCGGACCGGGCGCACCGGCCTCGCCCGGGAGCAGTTGCGGGAGGCCGAGCAGGCGTTCACCACCGGCACTCCGGCCCTCTTCACCGGGGTGGTGACCGGGCTGCACGGCTGGCTGGACTGTCTCGACGGGGAGTTCACCCGGGCGCGCGAGCACGTGCGCCGGGCCGTACGGCAGCTCGCCGGCCTCGCGCCCTTGGTGGCTCCGCACCTGCTGGTCCATCAGCTCCTCTGCGGCGGGTGGTCGATGGCCCACTCGGGCGCGGCCGAGGACGGCGCCCGCCTGCTGGGGGCGTACGACCGGCACGCGCCCGGCGCCGACGGCTTCGGTCTCCAGCCGCTGCCGCCCGAGGCCGAGGCCCGGGTCCGGCAGCAAGCCGAGGCAGCGCTACGTGCCGTGCTGGGCACCGACGCCTACTGGCGGGCCCACGCCGAGGGCGGCGGCCTCACGGTGCATGAAGCCGCCGCCATCATCTGA
- a CDS encoding ROK family transcriptional regulator has product MTARPANAHQARLLRLLRDHGPSSRAQLGDRVDLSRSKLAVEVDRLLETGLVVADGLAASRGGRRSHNVRLAPALLFLGIDIGATSVDVAVTNAELEVLGHLTQPMDVREGPVAVFEQALALAGKLKASGVAEGFDGAGIGVPGPVRFPEGVPVAPPIMPGWDGFPVREALSQELGCPVMVDNDVNLMAMGEQHAGVARTVRDFLFVKIGTGIGCGIVVGGEVYRGTTGSAGDIGHIQVEPDGRPCACGNRGCLEAYFGGASLARDAEAAAREGTSPELAARLAAAGALGAPEVAAAAAAGDPVALDLIRTGGSRTGQVIAGLVSFFNPGLVVIGGGVTGLGHTLLAAIRTQVYRQSLPLATNNLPIVLGELGQAAGVTGAARLISDHLFSPA; this is encoded by the coding sequence ATGACGGCGAGGCCCGCCAACGCGCACCAGGCGCGGCTCCTGCGCCTGCTCCGCGACCACGGCCCCAGCTCCCGCGCCCAACTGGGCGACCGGGTCGACCTCTCACGCTCCAAGCTGGCGGTGGAGGTGGACCGGCTGCTGGAGACCGGGCTGGTCGTCGCCGACGGCCTGGCCGCCTCCCGGGGCGGCCGCCGCTCGCACAACGTCCGGCTCGCACCCGCCCTGCTCTTCCTGGGCATCGACATCGGCGCCACCTCCGTCGACGTGGCCGTCACCAACGCCGAGCTGGAGGTGCTGGGCCATCTGACCCAGCCCATGGATGTGCGCGAGGGGCCGGTCGCCGTCTTCGAGCAGGCCCTCGCGCTGGCGGGCAAGCTGAAGGCGAGCGGGGTGGCCGAAGGGTTCGACGGCGCGGGCATCGGCGTGCCGGGGCCGGTCCGCTTCCCCGAGGGCGTACCGGTGGCGCCGCCCATCATGCCGGGCTGGGACGGCTTCCCCGTACGGGAGGCGCTCAGCCAGGAACTGGGCTGCCCGGTCATGGTCGACAACGACGTCAACCTGATGGCGATGGGGGAGCAGCACGCGGGCGTCGCCCGCACCGTGCGGGACTTCCTCTTCGTCAAGATCGGTACGGGGATCGGCTGCGGCATCGTGGTGGGCGGCGAGGTCTACCGGGGGACGACGGGCAGCGCCGGGGACATCGGCCACATCCAGGTCGAACCGGACGGCCGCCCGTGCGCCTGCGGCAACCGGGGCTGCCTGGAGGCGTACTTCGGCGGCGCCTCCCTCGCCCGCGACGCGGAGGCCGCCGCGCGCGAGGGCACCTCGCCGGAGCTGGCGGCACGGCTGGCGGCGGCCGGTGCGCTCGGCGCGCCCGAGGTGGCCGCCGCTGCCGCCGCCGGCGATCCCGTCGCACTGGACCTGATCCGGACCGGCGGCAGCCGCACCGGCCAGGTCATCGCCGGTCTCGTCAGCTTCTTCAACCCGGGGCTGGTGGTGATCGGGGGCGGCGTGACCGGCCTCGGCCACACCCTCCTCGCCGCGATCCGCACCCAGGTCTACCGCCAGTCGCTGCCGCTGGCGACGAACAACCTGCCCATCGTGCTGGGGGAGCTGGGCCAGGCGGCCGGCGTCACCGGCGCCGCCCGCCTCATCAGCGACCACCTCTTCTCACCCGCCTGA
- a CDS encoding sugar ABC transporter ATP-binding protein — MAPERHPGPPASSGPPGPGEPLLTMHGISKSFPGVRALDGVDLDVTAGETHCLLGQNGAGKSTLIKVLAGAHQPDAGEIRWQGAPVVLKSPAAAMRLGIATIYQELDLVEHLSVAENVFLGHERSTAGFVRSRAARTATAAILGRLGHPEIDPGAPAGSLSAAGQQIASMARALSHDVRLIVMDEPSAALDPDEVGNLFRIVAGLTGAGVAVVYISHRLEEIRRVGDRVTVLKDGRAAARGLDARTTATRDIVTLMTGRTVEHAFPVRQHAASPGPSAAPAPSATTAERAPAPTPAPATASAPVPIPVLSAEGLTRRNEFAPLDFALYPGEILGLAGLVGSGRSEILETVFGARRPTAGRVLVDGRPLRPGSVPAAVRAGLGLAPEERKSQALLLLESVHRNVSVSSLPRFSRAGWLDRAAERSAARAAARNLSLRPDDPDRPVRTLSGGNQQKAVLARWLLRGCRVLLLDEPTRGVDVGARAELYALVRRLADDGVAVLLVSSELPEVLGLADRVLVLREGRVVHEGSAAALDEHRVLDLVMAGSADTPRGDRP, encoded by the coding sequence ATGGCACCAGAGCGCCACCCCGGACCGCCGGCCTCGTCCGGACCGCCGGGCCCCGGTGAACCCCTGCTCACCATGCACGGCATCAGCAAGTCCTTCCCCGGTGTACGGGCCCTGGACGGCGTCGACCTCGATGTGACGGCCGGTGAGACGCACTGCCTCCTCGGTCAGAACGGCGCCGGGAAGTCCACCCTGATCAAGGTGCTGGCCGGGGCCCACCAGCCCGACGCGGGCGAGATCCGCTGGCAGGGCGCACCTGTCGTGCTGAAGTCGCCGGCCGCCGCCATGCGGCTCGGCATCGCCACCATCTACCAGGAACTCGACCTGGTGGAGCATCTGTCGGTGGCCGAGAACGTCTTCCTCGGGCACGAGCGGTCCACCGCCGGCTTCGTCCGCTCCCGCGCGGCCCGGACCGCCACAGCCGCGATCCTGGGCCGTCTCGGGCACCCCGAGATCGACCCGGGCGCGCCGGCCGGCTCACTGTCCGCCGCCGGGCAGCAGATCGCCTCCATGGCCCGCGCCCTCTCCCACGACGTACGGCTGATCGTCATGGACGAGCCGTCCGCCGCCCTCGACCCGGACGAGGTCGGCAACCTCTTCAGGATCGTCGCCGGCCTGACCGGCGCGGGCGTCGCGGTCGTGTACATCTCGCACCGGCTAGAGGAGATCCGCCGGGTCGGCGACCGGGTCACCGTCCTCAAGGACGGCCGGGCGGCGGCCCGGGGGCTGGACGCGCGGACGACCGCCACCCGGGACATCGTGACCCTGATGACGGGCCGCACCGTCGAGCACGCCTTCCCCGTACGGCAGCACGCGGCGTCCCCCGGGCCCTCCGCAGCCCCCGCGCCCTCCGCGACCACCGCGGAAAGAGCCCCCGCTCCCACCCCGGCACCCGCTACCGCCTCCGCCCCCGTCCCCATCCCCGTCCTCTCTGCCGAAGGTCTCACCCGCCGCAACGAGTTCGCGCCGCTGGACTTCGCCCTGTACCCGGGCGAGATCCTCGGCCTCGCCGGGCTCGTCGGGTCCGGGCGCTCGGAGATCCTGGAGACCGTCTTCGGCGCGCGCCGCCCCACCGCGGGCCGCGTCCTCGTCGACGGGCGCCCGCTGCGCCCCGGCAGCGTCCCCGCCGCCGTACGGGCGGGCCTCGGCCTCGCCCCGGAGGAGCGCAAGTCCCAGGCGCTGCTGCTCCTGGAGTCCGTCCACCGCAACGTCTCGGTCTCCTCGCTGCCGCGCTTCTCCCGCGCGGGATGGCTGGACCGCGCGGCGGAACGTTCCGCCGCCCGCGCCGCCGCCCGGAACCTGTCGCTGCGGCCCGACGACCCGGACCGGCCGGTGCGGACCTTGTCCGGCGGCAACCAGCAGAAGGCCGTACTGGCCCGCTGGCTGCTGCGCGGCTGCCGGGTGCTGCTGCTCGACGAGCCGACCCGGGGGGTCGACGTCGGTGCGCGCGCCGAGCTGTACGCGCTGGTGCGGCGGCTCGCCGACGACGGGGTGGCGGTGCTGCTGGTGTCGAGTGAACTCCCCGAAGTCCTGGGCCTGGCCGACCGCGTGCTCGTGCTGCGCGAGGGCCGGGTCGTCCACGAGGGCAGCGCGGCGGCCCTGGACGAACACCGGGTGCTCGACCTGGTCATGGCAGGCAGCGCCGACACACCGCGAGGAGACCGACCGTGA